The following are encoded in a window of Pseudalgibacter alginicilyticus genomic DNA:
- a CDS encoding glycosyltransferase: MRFLIISHALHKVKETNVFSYAPYVREMNVWLKYVDEVEVVSPLVSEAISEIDKAYKHNDLVLTDIPYIQFTSIKHIVSSLFKIPIILFNIFKACKNADHIHLRCPGNIGLLGCLVQIVFPKKLKTAKYAGNWDPNSKQPLSYKLQKWILSNTFLTKNMHVLVYGDWKNQTKNIKAFFTATYKNSEKEKPVVRDYLGPLKFVFVGSLVTGKRPLFAIQVIEALRKQGKSVFLDMYGDGVLKPELQNYIHANGLDNIVVLHGNQPKDTIKKSFKIAHFSILASKSEGWPKAIAESMFFGVIPIATSTSCVPFMLGFGERGLLINTNIEDVVVKIHDVLKDAKKAESISKKASKWSQEYTLDKFENEIVKLLKFS; this comes from the coding sequence ATGAGGTTTTTAATTATATCGCATGCTTTACATAAGGTAAAGGAAACTAATGTATTTAGTTATGCACCTTATGTTCGTGAAATGAATGTATGGTTAAAATATGTTGATGAAGTTGAGGTGGTGTCTCCTTTGGTTTCTGAAGCTATTTCAGAAATTGATAAGGCTTATAAACACAATGATTTAGTGTTGACAGACATTCCTTATATTCAATTCACTTCTATTAAGCACATTGTTTCATCTTTATTTAAAATTCCAATCATACTTTTTAATATTTTTAAAGCTTGTAAAAACGCTGACCATATTCATTTGCGTTGCCCTGGAAACATAGGTTTGTTGGGTTGTTTAGTACAAATAGTATTTCCAAAGAAACTAAAAACAGCTAAATATGCAGGAAATTGGGATCCAAACTCAAAGCAACCTTTAAGTTATAAACTTCAAAAATGGATTTTAAGTAATACCTTTTTAACAAAAAACATGCATGTCTTGGTTTATGGAGATTGGAAAAATCAAACTAAAAATATCAAAGCTTTTTTTACGGCTACCTATAAAAATTCAGAAAAAGAAAAGCCTGTAGTTAGAGATTATTTAGGACCTTTAAAATTTGTATTTGTTGGTAGTTTGGTAACGGGGAAGCGACCTTTATTTGCCATCCAAGTTATAGAAGCCTTACGTAAACAGGGAAAAAGTGTTTTTTTAGATATGTATGGTGATGGCGTTTTAAAGCCTGAATTACAGAATTATATCCATGCCAATGGTCTTGACAATATTGTTGTTTTACACGGGAATCAACCAAAAGACACGATTAAAAAATCATTTAAAATAGCCCATTTTTCTATATTAGCTTCAAAATCTGAAGGTTGGCCTAAGGCTATAGCAGAAAGTATGTTTTTTGGAGTTATTCCTATTGCTACATCTACATCATGTGTGCCATTTATGTTGGGATTTGGAGAAAGAGGGCTTTTAATTAATACTAATATAGAAGATGTTGTTGTTAAAATACATGATGTTTTAAAAGATGCTAAAAAAGCAGAGTCCATATCTAAAAAAGCTTCAAAATGGTCGCAAGAATATACATTGGATAAGTTTGAAAATGAAATTGTTAAATTGCTTAAATTTTCATGA
- a CDS encoding glycosyltransferase produces MKVLQLIDSLNAGGAERMAVNYANSLTSHIEKSYLCATREEGLLKESLVKEVQYLFLNKKAIVDFKAIKTLNVFIKKNNIQVIHAHATSYFLATIIKILNPKLVLIWHDHYGKSEYLNERPTFVLKWCSKLFNHIFSVNKKLKAWAENVLLAKSVTFLPNYAVLITGKAVTQLKGENGARIICLANLRPQKDLMNLLKAFKKIDKKCPAWTLHLVGQDFNDDYSDTIKEYIINQYLEQRVFLYGSCSDTNYILKQSTIGVLSSKSEGLPLALLEYGLAKLPAIATNVGDCYKVISKKSEGLLVEPQNDIVLAEALITYINDLDLRQQVSKNLHEKVSSNFSEVKVVKALIEIYNTY; encoded by the coding sequence ATGAAGGTTTTACAACTTATAGATTCTTTAAATGCTGGAGGTGCAGAACGTATGGCTGTTAACTATGCTAATTCTTTAACATCACACATTGAAAAATCCTATTTATGTGCAACGAGAGAAGAAGGCTTGTTAAAAGAAAGTCTTGTTAAAGAGGTGCAATATTTGTTTTTAAATAAAAAAGCAATAGTTGATTTTAAAGCCATAAAAACCCTGAATGTGTTTATTAAAAAAAATAACATACAGGTGATTCATGCGCATGCAACATCCTATTTTTTAGCAACTATTATTAAAATATTAAATCCTAAACTGGTTTTAATTTGGCATGATCACTATGGAAAAAGTGAGTATTTAAATGAACGACCAACATTTGTTTTAAAATGGTGCTCAAAATTATTTAATCATATTTTTTCGGTCAATAAAAAATTAAAAGCTTGGGCAGAAAATGTTCTTTTAGCTAAATCAGTCACTTTTTTGCCAAATTATGCTGTTTTGATTACAGGAAAGGCAGTAACACAATTAAAAGGAGAGAACGGAGCACGAATAATTTGCTTGGCAAATTTAAGACCCCAAAAGGACTTAATGAACTTACTTAAAGCTTTTAAAAAAATTGACAAAAAGTGTCCTGCTTGGACCTTGCATTTAGTGGGGCAAGATTTTAATGATGATTATTCAGATACTATAAAAGAGTATATTATTAATCAATATTTAGAACAGCGTGTGTTTCTTTACGGTAGTTGTTCGGATACCAATTATATATTAAAACAAAGCACTATAGGGGTGTTATCTTCAAAATCAGAAGGCTTACCTTTGGCTTTATTAGAATATGGTTTGGCTAAATTGCCAGCCATTGCAACCAATGTTGGTGACTGTTATAAAGTGATTTCAAAAAAATCAGAAGGACTTTTAGTTGAACCTCAAAATGATATAGTGTTAGCTGAAGCTTTAATAACATATATTAATGATTTAGATTTGAGACAACAAGTTTCTAAGAATTTACATGAAAAAGTATCATCTAATTTTTCTGAAGTAAAAGTAGTTAAGGCATTAATTGAAATTTACAATACCTACTAA
- a CDS encoding glycosyltransferase family 2 protein, translating into MNFTLIVCTYMRPKPLLNLLQSVSEQTLYPNEILIIDGSTNQETESVLIENQFRNLKYHKVDETNRGLTKQRNLGIDLVNINSEFVCFLDDDVVLKPVYFEAVLDAFNTDKNVVGVGGIALNENRWVLKGNCMNYNKNNYYEFDGYIVEESLRNKIRNICGLQSPCKPGIMPDFSHGRTYNYPLTGKNYEVDLLIGMSFSFKRVVFENIVFSNYFEGYGLYEDADYSLRALKFGKNVISTRATLYHFHHPSGRPNPYKYGKMVLRNGWYVWRVKYPNPNFKAHFKWHTTAMLLTMIRLLNVITTSNKKEALIEGLGRIVGWFSLIFNAPKIEE; encoded by the coding sequence ATGAACTTTACACTGATAGTTTGTACATACATGAGACCAAAACCATTGCTTAATCTTTTGCAATCAGTATCAGAACAAACGTTATATCCAAATGAAATATTAATCATTGATGGCTCAACAAACCAAGAAACTGAAAGTGTTTTAATAGAAAATCAGTTTAGAAATTTAAAATATCATAAGGTTGATGAAACCAATAGAGGTTTAACCAAACAACGTAATTTGGGGATTGATTTAGTTAATATAAATTCAGAGTTTGTTTGTTTTTTAGATGATGATGTTGTTTTAAAACCAGTATACTTTGAAGCTGTTTTAGATGCTTTTAATACAGACAAAAATGTGGTTGGCGTAGGAGGTATTGCTTTAAACGAGAACAGATGGGTTTTGAAAGGCAATTGTATGAATTATAATAAGAATAATTATTATGAATTTGATGGCTATATTGTTGAGGAAAGTTTGCGAAATAAAATTAGAAATATTTGTGGATTACAATCACCTTGCAAACCAGGAATTATGCCTGATTTTTCGCATGGGAGAACTTATAACTATCCGTTAACAGGAAAAAATTATGAAGTAGATTTATTAATTGGGATGTCTTTTAGTTTTAAACGAGTTGTTTTTGAAAACATAGTATTTTCTAATTATTTTGAAGGCTATGGTTTATACGAAGATGCTGATTATAGTTTAAGAGCCCTTAAATTTGGAAAAAATGTTATTTCAACACGAGCAACTTTATATCATTTTCATCATCCTTCAGGACGGCCTAATCCATACAAATATGGGAAAATGGTGCTCAGAAACGGCTGGTATGTCTGGCGTGTTAAATATCCAAATCCAAATTTTAAAGCCCACTTTAAATGGCATACAACTGCTATGTTGTTAACAATGATAAGGTTATTAAACGTGATAACAACGTCTAACAAGAAAGAAGCCCTAATAGAAGGTTTAGGACGTATTGTGGGGTGGTTTTCACTTATCTTTAATGCGCCAAAAATAGAAGAATGA
- a CDS encoding glycosyltransferase family 2 protein has product MIDLKEHITPGGDVLLYTGNPNLNLLNKLALEEGDIWHSSLDQGFKNAFPEIMYQTVVYFWYATDFDDLEKSVSWRINPNAFAVRKQVWENFNGFDADYENIQTAALEFGFNALRYQGIVPLYVKGLFGANGEKIAVSINDVYTFYKKNFKYSHSIYMLFRRGMWNFKELKAFLRAKKNYQFKANKKVLKPRKLNPISGNPKVSYIIPTMMRQDFTINLLNDLENQTYKPFEVIVVDATPEDLRDELIYNERNYSFQTIFKWQTTKGSCRARNEAIDLCTGDYIIFGDDDIRIQPQFVENHIRLLQTYNAEACNGLDVRADHQQQDLSDLNEKLAAMGENRWKVGATQSFSNANSCVSKRVVDILVGNDINYDGGYGEDSDFGLSISKLGITVLQNPFSVNLHLKPPVGGYRFWGQQAGLKGKKRKSQPWELDIPVKWIVPNPSPTIIYLIHKHFNERQREEYKIKYFVFYFTKAKWQEIPFRILQLPMRVLQFNKSVFYAKQLVALGKRTK; this is encoded by the coding sequence TTGATAGATTTAAAAGAACACATCACACCAGGTGGAGACGTTTTGTTATATACAGGCAATCCAAATCTAAATTTGCTTAACAAATTAGCATTGGAAGAAGGCGATATTTGGCACAGTAGTCTGGACCAAGGTTTTAAAAATGCATTTCCAGAAATTATGTATCAAACGGTAGTGTATTTTTGGTATGCTACTGATTTTGACGATTTAGAAAAATCTGTTAGCTGGCGTATTAATCCTAATGCGTTTGCAGTAAGAAAGCAAGTCTGGGAAAATTTTAATGGTTTTGACGCTGATTATGAAAATATACAAACAGCTGCCTTAGAATTTGGTTTTAATGCTTTGCGTTATCAAGGGATTGTGCCGTTGTATGTTAAGGGCTTGTTTGGAGCAAATGGAGAAAAAATAGCAGTGTCTATAAATGATGTTTATACGTTTTATAAAAAAAATTTTAAGTATTCACATAGTATTTATATGCTATTCAGGCGTGGTATGTGGAATTTTAAAGAGCTAAAAGCTTTTTTACGTGCAAAAAAGAATTATCAATTTAAAGCAAATAAAAAAGTTTTAAAACCACGAAAATTAAACCCAATTTCAGGAAATCCAAAGGTTAGTTACATTATTCCAACGATGATGCGGCAGGATTTTACTATAAACCTTTTAAATGATTTAGAAAACCAAACCTATAAACCTTTTGAAGTAATTGTGGTTGATGCAACACCTGAAGATTTAAGAGATGAATTAATATATAATGAACGTAATTATTCATTTCAAACCATCTTTAAATGGCAAACTACCAAGGGAAGTTGTAGAGCAAGAAACGAAGCTATTGATTTATGTACAGGAGATTACATTATTTTTGGTGATGATGATATTCGAATTCAACCACAGTTTGTTGAAAACCATATCAGGTTGTTACAAACGTATAATGCTGAAGCTTGTAATGGTTTGGATGTTAGAGCAGACCACCAACAACAAGATTTAAGTGACTTAAACGAAAAGTTGGCTGCTATGGGAGAAAACCGTTGGAAAGTTGGGGCAACACAATCGTTTAGTAATGCCAATTCCTGTGTTTCAAAACGAGTTGTAGATATATTGGTTGGAAATGATATTAACTATGATGGGGGTTATGGTGAGGATAGCGACTTTGGTCTGTCTATTTCTAAATTAGGTATAACGGTTTTGCAAAATCCTTTTTCGGTAAATTTGCATTTAAAACCTCCTGTTGGGGGGTATCGATTTTGGGGACAACAAGCAGGTTTAAAAGGAAAGAAACGCAAGTCCCAACCTTGGGAACTGGATATCCCTGTAAAATGGATTGTCCCTAACCCAAGTCCCACAATTATCTACCTTATACATAAACATTTTAATGAAAGACAACGTGAGGAATATAAAATTAAATATTTTGTATTTTATTTTACAAAAGCAAAATGGCAGGAAATACCGTTTAGAATATTACAGCTTCCAATGCGGGTATTACAATTTAATAAATCAGTTTTTTACGCTAAACAGTTAGTAGCTTTAGGAAAACGAACTAAATGA